In one Chitinophaga sancti genomic region, the following are encoded:
- a CDS encoding MFS transporter: protein MQTAQNAGVSLSKVRTTIAEFVAFTFIGYFTIGLALAVLPYFIYHDLGFSTMTAGVVISLQYITTFLFRGYAGGIVDKKGPKPAVLMGMIGFAVSGALLVIAYLCKGIPVLSLSLLIITRLTTGFAEGMIGASPINWAILAVGDEHTSKAISYNGIGSYGALAVGAPLGAILHHNFGMSAMAGLIMICGVIGYYYAKGKTPLKSTSTAPRQAFMDVFKIITPFGVCLALGGLGFGTISTFITLYYSRLGWQGAVMCLSIFSISFILGRLFFEDYINRYGGMKTAIFCLLTESIGLAILWQAYSPHIALAGAGIAGFGFSLVFPALGVEAVKLVPASNKGAALGGYGVFIDLSLGITGPLVGLVESTFGMGHIFMFSMVMVFTGFIIAILINNWQRKGEMVA from the coding sequence ACTTTATCTATCACGACCTGGGCTTTAGTACAATGACTGCAGGCGTAGTCATCAGTCTTCAATACATTACCACCTTCCTGTTCAGGGGTTATGCCGGTGGCATCGTCGATAAAAAAGGGCCAAAACCCGCTGTATTAATGGGCATGATCGGCTTTGCAGTAAGTGGTGCCCTCCTGGTCATCGCTTATTTATGCAAGGGTATTCCTGTACTCAGCCTTTCCCTGCTGATCATTACCCGGCTGACCACCGGTTTTGCTGAAGGAATGATCGGGGCAAGCCCAATCAACTGGGCCATCCTGGCGGTGGGCGATGAGCATACCAGCAAGGCCATTTCTTATAATGGTATTGGTAGCTATGGCGCACTGGCTGTAGGTGCTCCTTTGGGTGCTATACTCCACCACAATTTCGGCATGAGTGCCATGGCTGGCCTGATCATGATCTGTGGTGTTATCGGATATTATTATGCAAAAGGCAAAACTCCGCTGAAATCTACTTCTACCGCTCCAAGACAAGCCTTTATGGATGTCTTTAAAATAATAACTCCCTTTGGTGTATGCCTGGCACTGGGCGGTTTGGGCTTTGGTACGATCTCCACCTTTATCACCCTGTATTATTCCCGGCTGGGATGGCAGGGGGCTGTAATGTGTCTCTCTATATTCAGTATCAGCTTTATCCTGGGCCGCTTGTTCTTCGAAGATTATATCAACAGGTATGGTGGTATGAAGACAGCGATCTTTTGCCTGCTGACAGAATCCATAGGTTTAGCCATTCTCTGGCAGGCATATAGCCCGCATATCGCATTAGCAGGCGCCGGTATTGCAGGCTTTGGATTTTCACTGGTATTCCCTGCATTGGGCGTAGAAGCCGTGAAATTAGTACCAGCTTCCAATAAAGGAGCTGCCTTGGGTGGCTATGGCGTGTTCATCGATCTTTCACTAGGTATTACCGGGCCACTGGTAGGCCTTGTGGAAAGCACTTTTGGCATGGGGCATATCTTTATGTTCAGCATGGTCATGGTGTTCACCGGGTTTATAATTGCCATACTCATAAATAACTGGCAGCGCAAAGGCGAAATGGTCGCGTAA
- the hemW gene encoding radical SAM family heme chaperone HemW has translation MAGIYLHIPFCKQACYYCNFHFSTSLAQQPAIVTALLKEIEIRKDYLSGAPINTIYFGGGTPSLLPEKDLLRLLEAIHRNFTVNTGAEVTLEANPDDLSPDKLQMLQKAGVNRLSIGIQSFHEEDLKWMHRAHNALQAKDSILHAQDAGFENITIDLIYGGPTLTDAGWEYNVQQALELGVPHLSCYALTVEPGTALDHFIKKKKMPAVDADKAARHFEQLLKWTGDAGYEQYEISNFALTGWHSRHNSSYWQGASYLGLGPSAHSFDTQSRQWNVANNALYIKSLEKGELNFGREELTPVMMLNEYLMTALRTSAGCDLAVVAERFGNDKKEKILKESTKYLQKGWMRQEGEKLILTPEGRLFADGIASGLFF, from the coding sequence ATGGCGGGTATTTATTTGCATATTCCTTTTTGTAAGCAGGCTTGTTACTATTGCAATTTTCATTTCTCCACTTCTCTGGCGCAGCAGCCAGCAATTGTGACAGCACTGTTAAAGGAGATTGAGATCCGGAAAGATTATCTGTCTGGTGCCCCAATCAATACTATCTATTTTGGCGGTGGTACACCGAGTTTATTACCCGAAAAGGACCTGCTTCGATTACTGGAAGCCATCCACAGGAATTTTACTGTGAATACAGGTGCGGAAGTCACGCTGGAAGCGAATCCGGATGATCTTTCGCCTGATAAACTGCAGATGCTGCAAAAGGCAGGTGTGAACAGGCTGAGTATCGGTATTCAGTCATTTCATGAGGAGGATCTGAAATGGATGCATAGAGCGCATAATGCCCTGCAGGCTAAAGATAGTATTCTACATGCGCAGGATGCGGGCTTTGAGAATATAACAATTGACCTGATATACGGTGGCCCCACGCTAACAGATGCCGGCTGGGAGTATAATGTGCAGCAGGCATTAGAATTAGGCGTACCGCATCTTTCCTGTTATGCCTTGACGGTGGAACCGGGTACTGCGCTGGATCATTTTATTAAAAAGAAGAAGATGCCTGCGGTAGATGCTGATAAAGCTGCACGACATTTTGAGCAGTTATTGAAATGGACAGGAGATGCCGGGTATGAGCAATATGAGATTTCGAATTTTGCGTTAACAGGATGGCATTCAAGGCATAACAGCAGTTACTGGCAGGGTGCTTCTTACCTGGGATTAGGTCCGTCTGCCCATAGTTTTGATACACAGTCCAGGCAGTGGAATGTGGCGAATAATGCGCTGTATATAAAGAGCCTGGAGAAGGGGGAATTAAATTTCGGGCGGGAAGAGTTGACACCGGTGATGATGTTAAACGAATACCTGATGACGGCTTTAAGAACTTCGGCAGGGTGTGATCTGGCAGTAGTGGCAGAGAGGTTCGGGAATGATAAAAAAGAAAAAATACTAAAAGAAAGCACAAAGTATTTGCAGAAAGGCTGGATGCGGCAGGAAGGGGAGAAGCTAATATTAACGCCCGAAGGAAGGCTTTTTGCAGATGGTATCGCCTCCGGGCTATTCTTTTAA
- a CDS encoding aldose epimerase family protein translates to MKNIIPLLTVAAAVSLSACQSGTKSNNNSVDSMQTTQDSLSIEGKIPAAPFDSTVDGKQTKLYYLKSKGNVQVAITNYGAKIVSLLAPDKSGKLEDVELGYDNISRYVTTKERYYGGIVGRYGNRIAKGKFKLDGKEYTLATNNGQNHLHGGKKGFNDVVWDAEQTAPNTLKLHYLSKDGEEGYPGNLAVTLTYTLTDSNELKIDYSATTDKATVVNLTNHSFFNLAGAGNGTINDHIMMINADKFTPVDSTLITTGKLEAVKGTPMDFTTPTKIGERVDADFEQLKFGKGYDHNYVLNKKGNELSLAAKVEEPKSGRTLEVWTTEPGIQFYGGNFLDGTDKGKDGKTYGHREAFALETQHYPDSPNKPGFPSVVLKPGETYTSECIYKFGVK, encoded by the coding sequence ATGAAAAACATTATTCCACTACTCACGGTGGCAGCCGCTGTTAGCTTAAGCGCCTGCCAGTCAGGTACAAAATCCAATAATAATTCAGTAGACAGTATGCAGACCACTCAAGACAGCCTTTCAATCGAAGGGAAGATACCCGCTGCCCCTTTTGACAGCACAGTAGACGGTAAACAGACAAAATTGTATTACCTGAAAAGTAAAGGTAATGTGCAGGTTGCCATTACAAACTATGGCGCTAAAATCGTAAGCCTGCTGGCTCCTGATAAATCGGGTAAGCTGGAAGACGTGGAACTGGGATATGACAATATCTCCCGCTATGTGACTACCAAAGAAAGATACTATGGTGGGATCGTAGGCCGCTATGGCAACCGTATTGCGAAGGGTAAATTTAAACTGGACGGTAAGGAATATACACTGGCTACCAACAATGGTCAGAACCATTTGCATGGTGGTAAAAAGGGTTTCAATGATGTGGTATGGGATGCTGAACAAACAGCGCCTAACACACTGAAACTGCACTACCTGTCAAAAGATGGTGAAGAAGGTTATCCTGGTAACCTGGCTGTAACGCTTACCTATACACTGACTGACAGCAATGAACTGAAAATTGATTATTCAGCGACCACAGATAAAGCAACAGTTGTTAACTTAACTAACCACTCTTTCTTTAACCTGGCAGGTGCTGGTAATGGTACTATCAATGATCACATCATGATGATCAATGCTGATAAATTTACACCTGTAGACAGTACGCTGATCACTACCGGTAAGTTAGAAGCAGTGAAAGGTACACCAATGGATTTCACTACACCTACCAAGATTGGTGAGAGAGTAGACGCTGATTTTGAGCAGCTGAAATTTGGTAAAGGTTATGATCATAACTATGTGCTGAATAAGAAGGGTAATGAACTGTCTCTGGCAGCGAAAGTAGAAGAGCCTAAAAGTGGCCGTACTTTAGAAGTATGGACAACTGAGCCGGGTATCCAGTTCTATGGTGGTAATTTCCTGGATGGTACAGATAAGGGTAAGGATGGTAAGACTTATGGCCATCGCGAAGCATTTGCGCTGGAAACACAGCATTATCCTGATTCTCCAAACAAGCCAGGTTTCCCAAGTGTGGTGCTGAAACCAGGTGAGACTTATACTTCTGAGTGTATTTACAAATTTGGAGTGAAATAA
- a CDS encoding deoxyhypusine synthase family protein, with product MNKGPISQFIQHHYRHFNAAALVDAAKGYEAHLLEGGKMLVSLAGAMSTAELGISFAEMIRQGKVDIISCTGANLEEDIMNLVAHTHYKRVPHYRDLSPQEEWDLLQDGFNRVTDTCIPEEEAFRRIQEHIYKIWKDAEDKGERYFPHEYMYKLLLSGVMKEHYEIDPKHSWMLAAAEKNIPIVVPGWEDSTMGNIFASYCIKGELKPSTMKSGIEYMIWLADWYKHNSGGKGVGFFQIGGGIAGDFPICVVPMMYQDLEWHDVPFWGYFCQISDSTTSYGSYSGAVPNEKITWGKLDINTPKFIVESDATIVAPLIFSYLLGW from the coding sequence ATGAACAAAGGTCCAATTTCTCAATTTATCCAGCATCACTATCGCCACTTTAATGCGGCTGCACTGGTGGATGCTGCTAAAGGATATGAAGCTCACTTACTGGAAGGGGGCAAAATGCTGGTATCTCTGGCGGGTGCAATGAGCACCGCCGAGTTGGGTATCTCCTTCGCGGAAATGATCCGTCAGGGGAAAGTGGACATCATCTCCTGCACCGGGGCGAATCTGGAAGAAGATATCATGAACCTCGTTGCTCATACTCACTACAAGAGAGTACCTCACTACCGTGACCTGAGCCCTCAGGAAGAGTGGGATTTGCTGCAGGATGGCTTTAACCGTGTAACTGATACCTGTATTCCTGAAGAAGAAGCTTTCCGCCGTATCCAGGAACATATCTACAAGATCTGGAAAGACGCAGAAGATAAAGGTGAGCGCTATTTCCCACACGAATATATGTACAAGCTGCTGCTGAGTGGTGTGATGAAAGAACATTACGAGATCGATCCGAAGCATAGCTGGATGCTCGCTGCTGCTGAAAAGAATATTCCTATCGTAGTACCAGGATGGGAAGATAGCACTATGGGTAATATCTTCGCTTCTTACTGTATTAAGGGCGAACTGAAGCCTTCTACCATGAAGAGTGGTATCGAATACATGATCTGGCTGGCAGACTGGTACAAACACAATTCTGGTGGTAAAGGCGTTGGCTTCTTCCAGATTGGTGGTGGTATCGCGGGTGACTTCCCGATCTGCGTGGTGCCAATGATGTACCAGGATCTGGAATGGCATGATGTTCCATTCTGGGGCTATTTCTGCCAGATCTCTGATTCTACTACCTCTTATGGTTCTTACTCAGGTGCTGTACCTAATGAGAAGATTACATGGGGTAAACTGGATATCAATACACCGAAATTTATCGTGGAATCTGATGCTACGATTGTAGCTCCGCTGATATTCTCATATTTGCTGGGTTGGTAA
- a CDS encoding acyl carrier protein phosphodiesterase, translating into MNFLAHAYLSYHQPSITIGNMIADFVKGKHWQDYDAGIQKGIRLHRLIDAFTDTHPATLEAKRIFQPGCGKYSAVFIDIAYDHFLANDATRFPDDSLATFAQEVYTSLQQHHQILPPGFQEIFRYMKEQNWLYGYRLNDGMYKTFSGIVRRSRYLDVSADVPFAAFEENYDALSASYQTFFPDLVTFVQNVPGDLTSL; encoded by the coding sequence ATGAATTTTCTCGCCCATGCATATTTATCATATCACCAGCCTTCTATCACTATTGGCAATATGATTGCCGATTTCGTGAAAGGAAAGCACTGGCAGGATTATGATGCCGGTATTCAAAAGGGCATTCGATTACACAGGCTCATTGATGCTTTCACCGATACACATCCCGCTACACTGGAAGCCAAGAGAATCTTTCAGCCGGGTTGTGGTAAATACAGCGCCGTATTCATCGACATCGCCTACGACCATTTCCTCGCCAATGATGCAACCCGTTTTCCGGACGATAGTCTGGCCACCTTTGCACAGGAAGTATACACGTCGCTGCAGCAACACCATCAAATATTACCACCGGGTTTCCAGGAAATATTCAGATACATGAAGGAACAAAACTGGTTGTATGGCTATCGCCTGAATGATGGTATGTACAAGACCTTCAGTGGTATTGTCAGAAGAAGCCGTTATCTCGATGTTTCTGCCGATGTACCCTTTGCCGCTTTCGAAGAAAATTACGATGCGCTCTCTGCCAGCTATCAGACTTTTTTCCCTGACCTTGTCACCTTTGTGCAAAATGTACCAGGCGATCTCACATCTCTATAA